A single window of Ananas comosus cultivar F153 linkage group 24, ASM154086v1, whole genome shotgun sequence DNA harbors:
- the LOC109728680 gene encoding UDP-glycosyltransferase 87A1-like has translation MRLSDVRHMFSFGTLERAFGAISQSRKAQCLLFTSFYEIESKAIDLLREELPCPIFAIGPCIPYMLLDRESRNNAASQNGCATANYFTWLDSQPGSSILYVSLGSFLSVSTSQLDELALGLVASKIKFLWVARDDSSRIQETVGDAGLVMPWCEQLKVLNHPSVGGFLTHCGWNLTLEAFITIKNVIWVIKLNVSWMQEQHFALLQRETEKLRGDIEKMRSELRYETDKVTAGQRLDLNLERGLAVLAFNHE, from the exons ATGAGATTGAGTGATGTCAGACACATGTTTTCCTTTGGAACACTAGAACGCGCCTTCGGGGCGATCTCACAGTCGCGGAAAGCTCAATGTCTCCTCTTCACCTCCTTCTATGAGATTGAATCAAAGGCAATTGATCTACTAAGAGAAGAGCTCCCATGTCCTATCTTCGCAATCGGCCCCTGCATTCCTTACATGTTGCTCGATCGAGAATCTCGAAATAACGCCGCATCACAGAACGGTTGTGCTACCGCAAACTACTTCACTTGGTTGGACTCTCAACCTGGAAGCTCCATACTTTATGTGTCACTCGGTAGCTTCCTCTCGGTGTCGACATCTCAACTTGACGAGCTTGCACTGGGCCTGGTTGCTAGCAAGATCAAATTCTTGTGGGTCGCGCGAGACGACTCCTCTAGGATCCAAGAAACGGTTGGAGACGCAGGTCTAGTCATGCCCTGGTGTGAGCAGTTGAAGGTTCTGAATCATCCTTCTGTCGGCGGCTTTTTGACTCATTGTGGATGGAACTTGACGCTCGAGGCATT CATCACAATTAAGAATGTTATATGGGTCATAAAGCTCAATGTCAGCTGGATGCAGGAACAACATTTTGCTTTGTTGCAGCGGGAGACAGAGAAACTTCGGGGTGATATAGAGAAAATGCGAAGTGAACTCAG ATACGAAACTGACAAGGTCACTGCCGGGCAACGGCTGGATTTAAACCTTGAAAGAGG ACTAGCAGTCTTAGCTTTCAATCACGAGTAA
- the LOC109728629 gene encoding LOW QUALITY PROTEIN: cyclin-B1-1-like (The sequence of the model RefSeq protein was modified relative to this genomic sequence to represent the inferred CDS: substituted 1 base at 1 genomic stop codon), translating to MRAILADWIIEVHHKFDLRPETLYLTFYVIDRYLSMEMVPRRELQLVGVVALLIACKYEEIWAPEVNDFICISDRAYTRXQILGMEKTILNKLEWNLTVPTPYVFLLRFLKAAASDKEMEHMVFFFAELGLVQYPVVMYCPSMVAASAVYAARCTLKKQPFWTNTLQHHTGFSKQQLLDCSKILVNAHATATECKQKVVYKKYSHEQFAAVALHPAATKIMEEE from the exons ATGAGGGCCATCCTCGCCGACTGGATAATCGAAGTGCACCACAAGTTCGACCTCAGGCCCGAGACCCTCTACCTCACGTTTTACGTCATCGATCGATACCTCTCGATGGAGATGGTGCCGAGGAGGGAGTTGCAGCTTGTGGGTGTCGTTGCCTTGCTTATCGCTTGCAAGTACGAGGAAATATGGGCTCCCGAG GTCAATGATTTCATTTGCATATCAGATAGGGCATACACCAGGTAGCAGATACTGGGGATGGAGAAAACAATTCTGAACAAGCTGGAATGGAACTTGACTGTTCCGACGCCATATGTGTTTCTCCTCAGATTTCTGAAGGCTGCAGCCAGTGATAAGGAG ATGGAACATAtggtcttcttcttcgccgAACTGGGCTTGGTTCAATACCCGGTGGTAATGTATTGTCCATCGATGGTCGCTGCTTCCGCAGTCTACGCAGCCCGCTGCACGCTGAAGAAGCAGCCTTTCTGGACCAACACGCTGCAGCACCACACTGGCTTCTCCAAGCAGCAGTTGTT GGACTGTAGTAAGATCCTGGTGAACGCGCACGCAACCGCAACGGAATGCAAGCAAAAGGTCGTGTACAAGAAGTACTCCCACGAGCAATTCGCAGCCGTGGCTCTGCATCCTGCGGCGACGAAAATTATGGAGGAGGAGTGA
- the LOC109728681 gene encoding cyclin-B1-1-like, whose protein sequence is MASKHHNAVAPQQPRGSRRSFAAKQLATAPTAATVAAVAKKKPVAVPAGGAVGKGGVKPANKKAPTVKPKPEIHAANKKAPTVRPKPEIHAANKKAPTVKPKPEIHAANKKAPTVKPKPKNVIEISDDKNEATKQVSSTTTTAAAAAVAANAGSRGKPSRKKVHTFTYLIAARSKDACGLTGKPKELVQDIDASDADDQLAVVDYVEDIYLFYKLAEVRIFSRITAFIRLYIFTLVSESLICDAA, encoded by the exons ATGGCCTCAAAGCATCATAACGCAGTCGCTCCGCAGCAACCGAGAG GAAGCCGCAG AAGCTTTGCTGCGAAACAGTTGGCAACCGCGCCAACTGCGGCGACCGTCGCTGCTGTCGCAAAGAAG AAGCCTGTAGCTGTTCCCGCCGGTGGAGCAGTAGGAAAAGGTGGCGTGAAACCGGCCAACAAGAAGGCTCCCACTGTTAAGCCTAAGCCCGAAATTCACGCGGCCAACAAGAAGGCTCCCACTGTTAGGCCTAAGCCCGAAATTCACGCGGCCAACAAGAAGGCTCCCACTGTTAAGCCTAAGCCCGAAATTCACGCGGCCAACAAGAAGGCTCCCACTGTTAAGCCTAAGCCCAAAAACGTTATCGAGATCAGCGACGACAAGAACGAGGCGACGAAGCAGGTGTCGTCGAcgacaacaacagcagcagcagcagcagtagcagctaATGCCGGTTCTCGCGGCAAACCTTCTCGAAAGAAAGTCCACACTTTCACTTACTTGATCGCCGCCCGCAGCAAG GATGCTTGCGGATTAACTGGGAAACCGAAAGAGTTGGTACAAGACATCGATGCGTCTGACGCCGATGACCAGTTGGCTGTTGTGGATTACGTCGAGGACATTTACCTGTTCTACAAACTTGCTGAGGTACGAATTTTTTCGCGAATTACCGCTTTCATacgtttatatatatttactctTGTATCTGAATCTCTCATTTGTGATGCAGCATAA
- the LOC109728597 gene encoding cell division cycle 20.2, cofactor of APC complex-like, protein MGDRFIPTRSLMDLDRARSSLLERRTKKPAEWSSVLTPKEEYRRRLEENLTLDSEGRPFRMLPFWRPSTRRSLLVDEMMQEERDHARFFRRVPSSPDKILDVPCLTDDYYVNIMDWGKENILAVAMGPSVYLLKGDTGEAQLLLSVDQEESYPSSVSWCDDGKKLAVGYATAEMELWDALTFQQVRTFEGHKRRVGSLSWNRHILTSGSCDCSIINHDVRSHRKPVSRFRGHSDEVCGLRWSEGGRQLASGGNDNLVYVWESVNMRSSKYLHRFNDHNAAVRALAWCPHESNVLASGGGDADRCIKIWNTREGKCTASIETSSQVCALEWNRHQKEILSAHGYDQNQLTLWSYPSMSRIADLKGHTSRVLHLSQSPDGTTVVSAAADESICFWKVFEPPRNSSRAANDGSDSILSLKRMHIR, encoded by the exons ATG GGTGACAGGTTCATACCCACGAGGAGCCTCATGGATCTCGACCGCGCGCGATCGTCTCTTCTCGAGCGGAGAACCAAGAAACCGGCGGAGTGGTCCTCGGTCTTGACTCCGAAG GAGGAGTATAGGAGGAGGTTGGAGGAGAATCTGACGCTGGATTCCGAAGGGAGGCCGTTCAGGATGCTTCCGTTCTGGAGACCCAGCACCAGGCGGAGTCTGCTTGTGGACGAGATGATGCAAGAGGAGCGCGATCATGCCAGATTTTTCCGCCGTGTTCCATCG TCTCCAGATAAGATACTGGACGTGCCGTGCCTGACTGATGACTACTATGTGAACATAATGGACTGGGGAAAGGAGAACATTTTGGCTGTTGCAATGGGCCCTTCAGTTTACCTATTGAAAGGCGACACTGGTGAGGCGCAACTGCTCCTATCGGTGGATCAGGAGGAGAGTTACCCAAGTAGCGTTTCGTGGTGTGATGACGGGAAGAAGCTGGCCGTCGGATATGCTACAGCTGAAATGGAGCTCTGGGATGCTCTGACCTTCCAGCAG GTTAGAACGTTCGAAGGGCACAAGAGAAGAGTAGGAAGCCTTTCATGGAATCGCCACATTTTGACATCAGGGAGCTGTGATTGCTCCATCATCAACCATGATG TGAGATCACACCGCAAACCTGTGTCCCGATTTCGCGGGCACTCTGACGAGGTATGCGGCCTGAGATGGTCAGAAGGTGGAAGACAGCTTGCCAGCGGAGGGAACGACAACCTTGTCTACGTGTGGGAATCCGTAAACATGAGATCCTCGAAGTACCTCCACAGGTTTAATGACCATAACGCGGCTGTAAGAGCCCTAGCTTGGTGTCCTCATGAGTCGAACGTTCTTGCTTCTGGCGGCGGGGATGCCGATCGCTGCATTAAGATCTGGAATACACGGGAAGGGAAGTGCACTGCTAGTATAGAGACTTCTTCTCAG GTTTGTGCATTGGAGTGGAACAGGCACCAGAAGGAGATTTTGAGTGCCCATGGTTACGACCAAAATCAGCTGACTTTGTGGTCGTACCCTTCGATGTCGAGAATTGCCGATTTGAAAGGGCATACTTCCAGAGTTCTGCACCTCTCACAG AGTCCGGATGGTACGACGGTCGTGTCGGCTGCAGCGGACGAAAGCATCTGTTTCTGGAAGGTGTTCGAGCCGCCTCGCAACTCTTCGAGAGCGGCGAACGATGGCAGCGATAGCATCCTGTCGTTGAAGAGGATGCACATAAGGTGA